A genomic segment from Pseudoduganella chitinolytica encodes:
- a CDS encoding acetyl-CoA C-acetyltransferase — MDDVVIVAAARTAVGKFGGSLAKIPAAELGAHVIKGLMAQTGIDPNLISEVIMGQVLTAGVGQNPGRQALIKAGLPDSIPGFTINKVCGSGLKATHLAAQAIKCGDAGIVIAGGQENMSASPHVLPNSRDGFRMGDAKLIDTMVVDGLFDVYNQYLMGVTAENVAKKYDISRSQQDEFALQSQLKAETAQKEGKFKDEILALEVPQKKGSFTFDTDEYIKAGATLEGLSGLRPAFDKEGSVTAGNASGINDGAAAVVMMSATQARELGLKPLARIKSYASSGLDPAFMGMGPVSASRLALKKAGWTPDQLDLMEINEAFAAQACAVNREMGWDTSKINVNGGAIAIGHPIGASGCRILVTLLHEMVRRDAKKGLASLCIGGGMGVALAVERD, encoded by the coding sequence ATGGATGATGTAGTTATCGTTGCCGCAGCCCGCACCGCGGTCGGCAAGTTCGGCGGCAGCCTTGCGAAGATCCCGGCGGCTGAGCTGGGCGCCCACGTCATCAAGGGCCTGATGGCACAAACGGGCATCGACCCGAACCTGATCAGCGAAGTGATCATGGGCCAGGTGCTGACGGCCGGCGTCGGCCAGAACCCCGGCCGCCAGGCGCTGATCAAGGCGGGCCTGCCGGACAGCATTCCCGGCTTCACGATCAACAAGGTATGCGGCAGCGGCCTGAAGGCCACCCACCTGGCGGCGCAGGCCATCAAGTGCGGCGACGCGGGCATCGTCATCGCGGGCGGCCAGGAAAACATGAGCGCCTCGCCGCACGTGCTGCCCAACTCGCGCGACGGCTTCCGCATGGGCGACGCCAAGCTGATCGACACGATGGTGGTGGACGGCTTGTTCGACGTGTACAACCAGTACCTCATGGGGGTCACGGCTGAAAACGTTGCCAAGAAGTATGACATCTCGCGCAGCCAGCAGGACGAGTTCGCGCTGCAGTCGCAGCTGAAGGCGGAAACGGCGCAGAAGGAAGGCAAGTTCAAGGACGAAATCCTGGCGCTGGAAGTACCGCAGAAGAAGGGCTCCTTCACGTTCGACACCGACGAATACATCAAGGCCGGCGCCACGCTGGAAGGCCTGTCCGGCCTGCGGCCCGCGTTCGACAAGGAAGGCTCCGTCACGGCGGGTAACGCGTCGGGCATCAACGATGGCGCCGCTGCCGTCGTGATGATGTCGGCCACGCAGGCGCGCGAGCTGGGCCTGAAGCCGCTGGCACGCATCAAGTCGTACGCCTCGTCCGGCCTGGACCCGGCATTCATGGGCATGGGCCCTGTGTCGGCCAGCCGGCTGGCGCTGAAAAAAGCCGGCTGGACGCCGGACCAGCTGGACCTGATGGAGATCAACGAAGCATTTGCCGCCCAGGCCTGCGCCGTCAATCGCGAGATGGGCTGGGACACGAGCAAGATCAACGTCAATGGCGGTGCGATCGCGATCGGTCACCCGATCGGCGCCTCCGGCTGCCGCATCCTCGTCACCTTGCTGCATGAGATGGTGCGTCGCGATGCCAAGAAGGGCCTGGCTTCGCTGTGCATCGGCGGCGGCATGGGCGTGGCGCTGGCGGTCGAGCGCGACTGA
- the hemA gene encoding glutamyl-tRNA reductase, whose protein sequence is MQLLAVGLNHTTAPVALRERLAFAPDQLATAVAAARNWFQRLDTRGSDEAAILSTCNRTELYAASAADNPLDAGAHFLADFHKLNYAELRPHLYMLPQHEAVRHTFRVASGLDSMVLGETQILGQIKDAIRTADEAGGLGTYLHQLFQRSFSVAKEVRSTTEIGAHSVSMAAAAVRLSQRIFDKISQQNVLFIGAGEMIELCATHFAAQTPKSITVANRTLERGEALAHRFNGKAMRLADLQHQLHQYDILISSTASSLPLIGLGMVERAIKARRHKPMFMVDLAVPRDIEPEVARLNDVFLYTVDDLADVVQTGIENRQAAVAQAEAIIETRVQSFMHWVDDRAVVPVIQGLQENGEAIRLAELERARKLLAKGEDIDAVLEALSKGLTAKFMHGPQQALHRAQGQDRAQLAELLPQLFRGRR, encoded by the coding sequence ATGCAACTGCTTGCCGTCGGCCTCAACCACACCACAGCTCCGGTCGCCCTGCGCGAGCGGCTGGCGTTCGCGCCCGATCAGCTGGCGACGGCGGTGGCAGCGGCGCGCAACTGGTTCCAGCGTCTCGATACGCGCGGCAGCGACGAAGCGGCGATCCTGTCGACGTGCAACCGCACCGAACTGTACGCGGCCAGTGCGGCCGACAATCCGCTCGACGCCGGCGCCCACTTCCTGGCCGACTTCCACAAGCTGAACTACGCCGAACTGCGTCCGCACCTGTACATGCTGCCGCAGCACGAGGCCGTGCGGCACACGTTCCGCGTCGCGTCCGGGCTGGACTCGATGGTGCTGGGCGAAACGCAGATCCTGGGCCAGATCAAGGACGCGATCCGCACCGCCGACGAAGCGGGCGGCCTGGGCACCTACCTGCACCAGCTGTTCCAGCGCAGTTTTTCCGTGGCGAAGGAAGTGCGCAGCACGACCGAGATCGGCGCGCACAGCGTGTCGATGGCGGCTGCGGCCGTGCGGCTGTCGCAGCGCATCTTCGACAAGATCAGCCAGCAGAACGTGCTGTTCATCGGCGCCGGCGAGATGATCGAGCTGTGCGCCACGCACTTCGCGGCGCAGACGCCGAAGTCGATCACGGTGGCCAACCGTACGCTGGAGCGGGGCGAGGCGCTGGCGCATCGCTTCAACGGCAAGGCCATGCGCCTGGCCGACCTGCAGCACCAGCTGCACCAATATGACATCCTGATTTCGTCGACGGCGTCGTCGCTGCCGCTGATCGGCCTTGGCATGGTCGAGCGCGCCATCAAGGCACGCCGCCACAAGCCCATGTTCATGGTCGACCTGGCCGTGCCGCGCGATATCGAACCGGAAGTGGCGCGCCTGAACGACGTGTTCCTGTACACGGTGGACGACCTGGCCGACGTGGTGCAGACCGGCATCGAGAACCGCCAGGCCGCCGTCGCGCAGGCCGAGGCCATCATCGAGACGCGCGTGCAGTCGTTCATGCACTGGGTCGACGACCGTGCGGTCGTGCCCGTCATCCAGGGGCTGCAGGAAAACGGCGAGGCCATCCGCCTGGCCGAGCTCGAGCGCGCCCGCAAGCTGCTGGCCAAGGGCGAGGACATCGATGCCGTACTGGAAGCGCTGTCCAAAGGCCTGACGGCCAAGTTCATGCACGGCCCGCAGCAAGCGCTGCACCGCGCCCAGGGCCAGGACCGCGCCCAGTTGGCCGAACTGCTGCCCCAGCTGTTCCGCGGCCGCCGTTAG
- the prfA gene encoding peptide chain release factor 1, with protein MKPSMLSKLDQLANRLVELDELLMSEGATANMDSYRKMTREHSELGPLVELYKSYQQAQGDIAEAQQMLADPDMKEFAQEEIETGKARLAELELDLQKMLLPKDANDERNIFLEIRAGTGGDESALFAGDLLRMYTRFAERSRWQVEIVSASESDLGGYREVIARIVGNGAYSKLKFESGGHRVQRVPATETQGRIHTSACTVAVMPEADEVEDVHINPADLRIDTFRASGAGGQHINKTDSAVRLTHLPSGIVVECQDDRSQHKNKASAMKVLAARIKDVQLREQQSKEAATRKSLIGSGDRSERIRTYNFPQGRMTDHRINLTLYKLDMIMDGDLTELTNALSAEHQAEQLAALGD; from the coding sequence ATGAAACCATCCATGTTGTCCAAGCTGGACCAGCTCGCCAATCGCCTCGTCGAACTGGACGAGCTGTTGATGTCCGAAGGCGCCACCGCGAATATGGACAGCTACCGCAAGATGACGCGCGAGCACAGCGAACTGGGCCCGCTGGTCGAACTGTACAAGAGCTACCAGCAGGCGCAGGGCGACATCGCCGAGGCGCAGCAGATGCTGGCCGATCCGGACATGAAGGAGTTCGCCCAGGAAGAAATCGAGACGGGCAAGGCGCGTCTCGCCGAGCTGGAGCTGGACCTGCAGAAGATGCTGCTGCCGAAGGATGCGAACGACGAGCGCAACATCTTCCTGGAGATCCGCGCAGGTACGGGCGGCGATGAGTCGGCGCTGTTTGCGGGCGACCTGCTGCGCATGTACACGCGTTTTGCCGAGCGCAGCCGCTGGCAGGTGGAGATCGTCAGCGCGTCCGAAAGCGACCTCGGCGGCTACCGCGAAGTGATTGCCCGCATCGTCGGCAACGGCGCGTACTCGAAACTGAAATTCGAGTCCGGCGGCCACCGCGTGCAGCGCGTGCCGGCCACGGAAACGCAGGGTCGCATCCACACGTCGGCCTGCACGGTGGCCGTGATGCCGGAAGCGGACGAGGTGGAAGACGTCCACATCAATCCGGCCGACCTGCGCATCGACACATTCCGCGCCTCCGGGGCGGGCGGCCAGCACATCAACAAGACCGACTCGGCGGTGCGCCTGACCCACCTGCCGAGCGGCATCGTCGTCGAATGCCAGGACGACCGCTCGCAGCACAAGAACAAGGCGTCGGCCATGAAGGTGCTGGCCGCGCGCATCAAGGACGTGCAGCTGCGCGAGCAGCAGTCGAAGGAGGCGGCCACCCGCAAGAGCCTGATCGGCAGCGGCGACCGCAGCGAACGCATCCGTACCTACAACTTCCCCCAGGGCCGGATGACGGACCACCGCATCAACCTGACCCTGTACAAGCTGGACATGATCATGGACGGTGACCTGACGGAGCTGACGAACGCGCTGTCCGCCGAACACCAGGCCGAGCAGCTGGCCGCGCTGGGCGACTGA
- the prmC gene encoding peptide chain release factor N(5)-glutamine methyltransferase, producing MSPLVAPGVTVASLQRPGALDPVDHRILVCHALGLSRTGLITHSERVLSGDEAARLSALLQRRLDGEPIAYIVGKREFYGLDFEVSPAVLIPRPETELLVELALERLPPQGRVLDMGTGSGAIAVALAHTRPDAVVTALDVSPAALAVAQRNAAANDVTVQFLHSDWFSAVDAATFDLIVSNPPYIASGDRHLAEGDLRFEPAGALTDHADGLSALRRIVDGAPARLAPGGWLLMEHGYDQSAAVQALLAAQGYTHVQSWHDLAGIARVTGGRAGLR from the coding sequence ATGAGCCCGCTCGTCGCACCCGGCGTCACCGTCGCGTCGCTGCAGCGCCCGGGGGCCCTCGATCCCGTCGATCACCGCATCCTCGTGTGCCATGCGCTGGGCCTGTCGCGCACGGGACTCATCACGCACTCGGAACGGGTGCTGAGCGGCGACGAAGCCGCGCGCCTGTCGGCCCTGCTGCAACGCCGGCTCGACGGCGAGCCGATCGCGTACATCGTCGGCAAGCGCGAGTTTTATGGGCTGGACTTCGAAGTGTCGCCCGCCGTGCTGATTCCCCGCCCGGAAACGGAACTGCTGGTCGAGCTGGCGCTGGAGCGCCTGCCGCCCCAGGGTCGTGTGCTGGACATGGGGACGGGCAGCGGCGCCATCGCCGTCGCGCTGGCCCATACGCGGCCGGACGCCGTCGTGACGGCGCTGGACGTCAGCCCCGCTGCGCTGGCCGTGGCGCAACGCAACGCGGCCGCCAACGACGTCACGGTACAGTTCCTGCACAGCGACTGGTTCAGCGCGGTGGACGCCGCCACGTTCGACCTGATCGTCTCCAATCCCCCGTACATCGCCAGCGGCGACCGCCACCTGGCCGAGGGAGATTTGCGCTTCGAGCCGGCTGGCGCATTGACCGACCATGCCGACGGGTTGTCGGCGCTGCGCCGCATTGTCGACGGGGCGCCGGCTCGTCTGGCCCCGGGCGGCTGGCTGCTGATGGAACACGGCTACGACCAGTCTGCGGCTGTGCAGGCGCTGCTGGCGGCGCAAGGCTATACGCACGTGCAGAGCTGGCACGACCTGGCTGGCATTGCCCGCGTGACAGGCGGCCGGGCGGGCTTGCGTTAG
- the minE gene encoding cell division topological specificity factor MinE, with product MALLSFLFQSKPKTANAAKERLQIIIARERNGRTGPDFLPALHKELIEVISKYTKVNADDIKISLDRQGNLEVLDVNVVLPDA from the coding sequence ATGGCCCTGCTATCTTTCCTGTTCCAGAGCAAGCCCAAGACGGCCAACGCCGCCAAGGAGCGCCTGCAGATCATCATCGCCCGTGAGCGCAACGGCCGCACGGGCCCGGACTTCCTGCCCGCGCTGCACAAGGAGCTGATCGAAGTCATCTCCAAGTACACCAAGGTCAACGCGGACGACATCAAGATCTCGCTCGACCGCCAGGGCAACCTGGAAGTGCTGGACGTCAACGTCGTACTGCCGGACGCATAA
- a CDS encoding response regulator transcription factor has product MKIVVLDNDRSQSDLICQVLTSAGHVCHGFQTGKDLLSQLRKEEYDMLIFDWQVSDMGGAELMRKAREKLNDKAPVLFMTTSSGEDDIVAGLDTGADDYMIKPLRRSEMVARVQALLRRAYPTQNGAEQLQFGQYVFETRPGRLLMDGNVLDVTHKEFYLALLFFRNIGRPLSRAYIHEAVWIRETDVPSRTMDTHVSRVRNKLQLKPENGFRLVPVYSYGYRLEKLGG; this is encoded by the coding sequence ATGAAAATCGTCGTTCTAGATAATGACCGTAGCCAGTCCGACCTGATCTGCCAGGTGCTGACGTCGGCGGGCCACGTCTGCCATGGCTTCCAGACCGGTAAAGACTTGCTGAGCCAGCTCCGCAAGGAGGAGTACGACATGCTCATCTTCGACTGGCAGGTGAGCGACATGGGTGGTGCCGAGCTGATGCGCAAGGCCCGTGAGAAACTGAACGACAAGGCACCGGTACTGTTCATGACGACCAGTTCGGGCGAAGACGATATCGTGGCGGGCCTCGACACGGGGGCCGACGACTACATGATCAAGCCGCTGCGGCGCAGCGAAATGGTGGCACGCGTGCAGGCGCTGCTGCGGCGCGCCTATCCGACCCAAAATGGCGCGGAACAGCTGCAATTCGGTCAATATGTGTTTGAAACCCGGCCCGGGCGCCTGCTGATGGACGGCAATGTGCTGGACGTGACGCACAAGGAGTTTTACCTGGCGCTGCTGTTTTTCCGCAATATCGGCCGGCCGCTGTCGCGCGCCTATATTCACGAAGCGGTCTGGATACGCGAAACGGACGTCCCGTCGCGTACGATGGATACCCACGTGTCCCGCGTACGCAACAAGCTGCAATTGAAACCGGAGAACGGTTTCCGCCTGGTGCCCGTCTACAGCTACGGCTACCGCCTGGAAAAGCTGGGCGGCTGA
- a CDS encoding phasin family protein gives MITLPAELFHVTRTVLETQLAGCNALARTAFDSGAGLFDVNVNLARDHLAAATAASNKLLFVRDPQDLIGLAAVHSHQALNRVHAYGRGMAGVASDLHTRLGELGKDFAGTLSRTSIE, from the coding sequence ATGATTACGTTGCCCGCCGAGCTGTTCCACGTTACCCGTACCGTCCTCGAAACCCAGCTTGCCGGGTGCAATGCACTGGCCCGCACGGCCTTCGACAGCGGCGCCGGCCTGTTCGACGTCAACGTCAACCTGGCGCGCGACCATCTGGCGGCCGCCACGGCCGCGTCAAACAAGCTGCTGTTCGTGCGTGACCCGCAAGACCTGATCGGCCTGGCCGCCGTGCACTCGCACCAGGCGCTCAACCGTGTGCACGCTTATGGACGCGGCATGGCGGGGGTCGCCAGCGACCTCCACACGAGACTGGGCGAATTGGGCAAGGACTTCGCTGGAACGTTGTCCCGCACTTCGATAGAATGA
- the phbB gene encoding acetoacetyl-CoA reductase — MARVALVTGGMGGLGEAIGIKLLALGYKVVTTYSPTNTKYQAWLDQMKEAGYQFSAYPCDVSDYDSAQTCVAAIEKDIGPVDVLVNNAGITRDMTFKKMDKVNWDAVMRTNLDSVFNMTKPVTDGMVERGWGRIINISSVNGQKGAFGQTNYSAAKAGVHGFTKALALEVARKGVTVNTISPGYIGTKMVTEIPQEVLDTKIIPQIPMGRLGKPDEVAGLVAYLASDEAAFVTGANIAINGGQHMS; from the coding sequence ATGGCACGAGTTGCATTGGTAACAGGCGGCATGGGTGGTCTTGGCGAAGCGATCGGCATCAAACTGCTGGCACTGGGCTACAAGGTGGTCACCACGTATTCCCCGACCAACACGAAGTACCAGGCCTGGCTCGATCAGATGAAGGAAGCCGGCTACCAGTTCTCCGCCTACCCATGCGACGTGTCGGATTACGATTCGGCGCAGACCTGCGTGGCGGCGATCGAGAAGGACATCGGCCCGGTGGACGTGCTGGTCAACAACGCGGGCATCACCCGCGACATGACGTTCAAGAAGATGGACAAGGTCAACTGGGACGCCGTCATGCGCACCAACCTGGACTCCGTGTTCAACATGACGAAGCCAGTCACCGACGGCATGGTCGAGCGCGGCTGGGGCCGCATCATCAACATCTCGTCCGTCAACGGCCAGAAGGGCGCGTTCGGCCAGACCAACTACTCGGCCGCGAAAGCCGGCGTGCACGGCTTCACCAAGGCGCTGGCGCTGGAAGTGGCACGCAAGGGCGTCACCGTCAACACGATCTCGCCGGGCTACATCGGCACCAAGATGGTCACGGAAATCCCGCAGGAAGTGCTGGACACCAAGATCATCCCGCAAATCCCGATGGGCCGCCTGGGCAAGCCGGACGAAGTGGCGGGCCTGGTGGCCTACCTGGCTTCCGACGAAGCGGCTTTCGTCACAGGCGCCAATATCGCCATCAACGGCGGCCAGCACATGTCGTAA
- a CDS encoding disulfide bond formation protein B — protein MNSRTLLLTTAAVCFLLIGVALYLQHVVDLLPCPLCVIQRYLFLVIAIGCLIGAFSRKPKLGAGIGLLAGLGGLGVVGKHLYVLAHPGFSCGIDPTETFLNKLPTATYLPWLFQADGLCENATEGFLGLSIPQWSAVWFVILTATMAWVLLRRQR, from the coding sequence ATGAACTCGCGCACCCTACTCCTGACGACCGCCGCCGTCTGCTTCCTGCTGATCGGCGTGGCCTTGTACCTGCAGCACGTCGTCGACCTGCTGCCCTGCCCGCTGTGCGTGATCCAGCGCTACCTGTTCCTGGTCATTGCCATCGGCTGCCTGATCGGCGCCTTCAGCCGCAAGCCCAAGCTCGGTGCCGGCATCGGCTTGCTGGCCGGGCTCGGTGGCCTGGGCGTCGTAGGCAAGCACCTGTACGTGCTGGCCCACCCCGGCTTCTCGTGCGGCATCGATCCTACCGAAACGTTCCTGAACAAGCTCCCCACTGCCACCTACCTGCCGTGGCTGTTCCAGGCCGACGGCCTGTGCGAGAACGCCACCGAAGGCTTCCTGGGCCTGTCGATCCCGCAGTGGTCGGCCGTCTGGTTCGTCATCCTGACGGCCACCATGGCGTGGGTGCTGCTGCGCCGCCAGCGATGA
- the minD gene encoding septum site-determining protein MinD, whose translation MARIIVVTSGKGGVGKTTSSASFSTGLAMRGHKTVVIDFDVGLRNLDLIMGCERRVVYDLINVINKEASLNQALIKDKHCDNLFILPASQTRDKDALSEDGVEVVLAELIGMGFDFIICDSPAGIEHGALMALTFADEALIVTNPEVSSVRDSDRILGIIQAKSRRAQSGGEPVKEHLLITRYSPKRVEAGEMLSYTDVQEILRIPLIGIIPESEQVLHASNQGNPAIHFKGTDVAEAYEDVVARFLGEQKPLRFTDYEKPGLLKRIFGAK comes from the coding sequence GTGGCAAGAATTATTGTTGTAACGTCCGGCAAGGGCGGTGTCGGCAAAACGACGTCCAGCGCCAGCTTCTCCACCGGCCTCGCCATGCGCGGCCACAAGACGGTCGTCATCGACTTCGACGTGGGGCTGCGCAACCTGGACCTGATCATGGGCTGCGAGCGCCGCGTCGTGTATGACCTGATCAACGTGATCAACAAGGAAGCATCGCTGAACCAGGCACTGATCAAGGACAAGCACTGCGACAACCTGTTCATCCTGCCTGCCTCGCAGACGCGCGACAAGGATGCGCTGTCCGAGGACGGCGTGGAAGTCGTCCTGGCCGAACTGATCGGCATGGGCTTCGACTTCATCATCTGCGATTCGCCGGCCGGCATCGAGCACGGCGCGCTGATGGCGCTGACGTTCGCCGACGAAGCGCTGATCGTGACGAACCCGGAAGTGTCGTCGGTGCGCGATTCCGACCGTATCCTGGGCATCATCCAGGCCAAGTCGCGCCGCGCGCAGTCCGGCGGCGAGCCCGTCAAGGAACACCTGCTGATCACCCGCTACTCGCCGAAGCGCGTGGAAGCGGGCGAAATGCTGAGTTACACGGACGTGCAGGAAATCCTGCGCATCCCGCTGATCGGTATCATTCCGGAATCGGAACAGGTATTGCATGCGTCGAACCAGGGCAACCCGGCCATCCACTTCAAGGGGACGGACGTGGCGGAAGCCTACGAAGACGTGGTCGCCCGCTTCCTGGGCGAACAAAAGCCGCTGCGGTTTACGGATTACGAAAAACCGGGTCTCCTGAAGCGCATCTTTGGAGCAAAGTAA
- the minC gene encoding septum site-determining protein MinC, whose amino-acid sequence MSKSPFQKPIEIKISTVVAVSAILHTSDGIALDAALKGMTGGVPDFFEGDLAVIDVGDLAPGCERIDWAGTIALLKKYRLNPVAVRNARPDMIDEIAAHGLSLDTGKRDESPAAATPAPAPAAPAPEPVAPPPAPALTPGANGAATAATLIIDTPVRAGQRIYARGGDLIVMAVVNNGAEIIADGSIHVYNTLNGRALAGASGDANARIFALSMAPELVSIAGVYRTFEDGFPAEQARQPAQIRLNGDKLDIQSVNSATRA is encoded by the coding sequence ATGTCAAAAAGCCCGTTTCAAAAGCCCATCGAAATCAAGATTTCCACCGTCGTCGCCGTGTCAGCGATCCTGCACACGTCCGACGGCATCGCGCTCGACGCGGCGTTGAAGGGCATGACGGGCGGCGTCCCCGATTTCTTCGAGGGCGACCTTGCCGTCATCGACGTGGGCGACCTGGCGCCCGGATGCGAACGCATCGACTGGGCCGGCACCATCGCGCTCCTGAAGAAATACCGCTTGAATCCTGTTGCCGTGCGCAATGCGCGGCCGGACATGATCGATGAAATCGCCGCGCACGGCCTGTCGTTGGACACGGGCAAGCGCGACGAATCGCCGGCTGCCGCCACGCCAGCGCCCGCGCCGGCAGCTCCGGCACCGGAACCGGTGGCACCGCCGCCCGCCCCCGCGTTGACGCCCGGCGCCAACGGCGCGGCCACCGCCGCCACGTTGATCATCGACACGCCCGTCCGGGCCGGCCAGCGCATCTACGCGCGCGGCGGCGACCTGATCGTCATGGCCGTCGTCAACAATGGTGCGGAAATCATTGCCGACGGCAGTATTCACGTCTACAACACACTGAACGGCCGTGCGCTGGCCGGCGCGTCGGGCGATGCGAACGCTCGCATCTTCGCTCTGTCGATGGCGCCGGAACTGGTGTCGATCGCGGGTGTTTACCGGACGTTCGAGGATGGATTCCCCGCCGAACAGGCCCGCCAGCCAGCACAAATCAGGCTCAACGGTGACAAACTGGATATACAATCCGTTAATTCGGCAACGCGCGCGTGA
- a CDS encoding LysR family transcriptional regulator, with product MLEIRHLRTLAALRSAGSLVRAAELLNLTQSALSHQVKLLEDRYGGPLFERKSVPIGFTAIGARLLRLADMLLPEIEQAERDVARLMQGDQGQLRVALECHTCFDWLMPVMDEFRARWPEVEIDLVSGFHSEPAELLRTGAADLVIGSDYSNEYATFPLFRFEILTVMAQKHRLASQRRLHAADFEGETLITYPVPEHRIDLIREMLRPAGVTFQRRTAELTVAILQLVASRRGLAALPNWAIKNYVDYDYVIARPLGEQGLWSDLYVSVPAPLRQKAYVADFVKVIREQCAATLDGIKLLS from the coding sequence ATGTTGGAGATCCGTCACTTGCGCACCCTGGCCGCGTTGCGCTCCGCCGGCAGCCTCGTGCGCGCCGCCGAGCTGTTGAACCTGACGCAGTCCGCGCTGTCGCACCAGGTCAAGCTGCTGGAAGACCGCTATGGCGGCCCGCTGTTCGAGCGCAAGAGCGTGCCGATCGGCTTCACCGCCATCGGCGCGCGCCTGCTGCGCCTGGCCGATATGCTGCTGCCGGAAATCGAGCAGGCCGAGCGCGACGTCGCCCGCCTGATGCAGGGCGACCAGGGCCAGCTGCGCGTGGCGCTCGAGTGCCACACGTGTTTCGACTGGCTGATGCCCGTCATGGACGAGTTCCGGGCCCGCTGGCCGGAGGTGGAGATCGACCTGGTATCGGGCTTCCACAGCGAGCCGGCCGAGCTGCTGCGGACGGGCGCCGCCGACCTCGTCATCGGCTCCGACTACAGCAACGAGTACGCCACGTTCCCCCTGTTCCGCTTCGAGATCCTGACGGTGATGGCGCAAAAGCACCGGCTCGCCAGCCAGCGCCGCCTGCACGCCGCCGACTTCGAAGGCGAGACGCTGATCACCTATCCCGTTCCCGAACACCGTATCGACCTGATCCGCGAAATGCTGCGCCCGGCCGGCGTCACGTTCCAGCGCCGCACGGCCGAGCTGACGGTGGCGATCCTGCAACTGGTTGCCAGCCGGCGCGGCCTGGCCGCGCTGCCCAATTGGGCCATCAAGAATTACGTGGACTACGACTATGTGATCGCCCGTCCGCTGGGCGAGCAAGGGTTGTGGAGCGACCTGTACGTCTCGGTACCGGCGCCGTTGCGGCAGAAGGCCTACGTGGCGGACTTCGTCAAGGTCATCCGCGAGCAGTGCGCGGCAACCCTGGACGGTATCAAGTTGTTGTCCTGA